The following proteins are encoded in a genomic region of Bacillus sp. FJAT-22090:
- the mutL gene encoding DNA mismatch repair endonuclease MutL produces MGQIIVMEELLSNKIAAGEVVERPASVVKELVENAIDAGSSSIEIMLEEAGLAKIQVTDNGRGMDEDDAVQSFSRHATSKITTEHDLFRIRSLGFRGEALASIASVSKINLWTSDGENVGTQVDLEGGRVLSCKPAPIRRGTDIVVKQLFFNTPARLKYLKTIQTELGHSIDLINRLALSFPSIAFRLAHNNQTIVQTSGRGDLRQVLASIYGVSNVKKMVSFSGESSDFRISGYASLPEITRASKNYITILVNGRWVKHYGLNNAIVDAYHTLLPIGRFPIVVLNIETDPMLTDVNVHPAKHQIRLSKEKELMELVRQSIRSIIHRVQQPPKIIEKPEVKKQPSVQFDFFKQTYKEPEQQFQQTPIQNQNEKEQASIVYEEIEPLQEEILVDDPIEVKEAFPDLHVVGQIHGTYIVAQSEDGFYLIDQHAAQERIKYEFYKEKVGEVNASERQALLLPLTFHYTLDEAYRIKESIDELNTVGIFLEEFGSSSFVVREHPAWFPKGHETKIIEGLIEQVLTNRRTDIKKLREEAAIMMSCKLSIKANHYLTIKDMEQLLESLKNAKHPLTCPHGRPVIIHFSTYEVEKMFKRVM; encoded by the coding sequence ATGGGACAAATCATTGTCATGGAAGAGCTACTTTCCAATAAAATAGCAGCGGGAGAAGTGGTTGAACGTCCCGCCTCAGTTGTGAAAGAATTAGTGGAAAATGCTATAGATGCTGGTAGTAGTTCAATTGAAATAATGTTAGAGGAAGCAGGGTTAGCAAAAATACAAGTAACCGATAATGGAAGAGGGATGGACGAAGATGATGCTGTCCAATCCTTCTCCAGACATGCTACGTCGAAAATTACGACTGAGCATGATCTATTTAGAATTCGATCATTAGGATTTCGTGGAGAAGCACTTGCAAGTATAGCTTCGGTTTCAAAGATAAATTTATGGACTTCTGACGGTGAAAATGTTGGAACTCAAGTAGATTTAGAAGGGGGCCGTGTTCTTTCATGTAAACCTGCCCCGATACGAAGAGGAACGGATATCGTAGTAAAACAATTATTTTTTAATACTCCTGCAAGATTGAAGTATTTAAAAACGATTCAAACGGAACTTGGCCATTCAATTGATTTAATTAACCGTTTAGCCCTTAGTTTTCCATCAATAGCTTTTAGACTCGCGCATAACAATCAAACAATTGTTCAAACGAGTGGAAGAGGAGATTTAAGGCAGGTACTTGCCTCTATATACGGAGTTTCAAATGTGAAGAAAATGGTCAGTTTTTCTGGAGAATCTTCGGATTTTCGTATTTCAGGTTATGCATCACTACCAGAGATAACAAGAGCATCTAAAAACTATATTACAATACTTGTTAACGGCAGATGGGTGAAGCATTACGGTTTAAATAATGCAATTGTTGATGCATACCACACATTATTGCCAATTGGAAGATTCCCAATTGTAGTATTAAATATTGAAACTGACCCTATGCTTACTGATGTGAATGTCCACCCAGCTAAGCATCAAATACGTTTAAGCAAGGAGAAAGAACTAATGGAGCTAGTTAGACAATCCATTCGTTCTATTATACACCGTGTTCAACAACCGCCTAAAATTATAGAAAAGCCTGAAGTAAAAAAACAGCCAAGTGTACAATTTGATTTCTTTAAACAAACATATAAAGAACCGGAACAGCAATTTCAACAAACCCCTATCCAAAACCAAAATGAAAAAGAACAAGCTTCTATTGTCTACGAGGAAATTGAACCATTACAGGAAGAAATCCTAGTAGATGATCCAATCGAAGTAAAAGAGGCATTTCCAGACCTACATGTTGTTGGCCAAATTCACGGGACATATATAGTGGCGCAAAGTGAAGATGGTTTTTATTTAATAGATCAGCATGCTGCTCAGGAGCGTATCAAATATGAGTTTTATAAAGAGAAAGTAGGGGAAGTAAATGCAAGTGAACGTCAAGCGTTACTGTTGCCCCTTACTTTTCACTACACTTTAGATGAAGCATATCGTATTAAAGAATCTATTGATGAACTAAATACTGTTGGCATATTTTTAGAAGAGTTTGGTTCATCAAGTTTTGTTGTAAGAGAGCACCCTGCTTGGTTTCCAAAGGGTCATGAAACAAAAATTATTGAAGGATTAATCGAACAGGTTTTAACAAACCGAAGAACAGATATTAAAAAATTGAGAGAAGAAGCTGCAATTATGATGAGCTGTAAACTCTCCATAAAGGCGAATCATTATTTAACGATAAAAGATATGGAACAGCTGCTTGAAAGTTTGAAGAATGCCAAGCATCCGTTGACATGCCCACATGGGAGACCAGTAATCATTCATTTTTCAACATATGAAGTGGAAAAAATGTTCAAACGAGTAATGTAG
- the mutS gene encoding DNA mismatch repair protein MutS → MTTLTPMMQQYLTIKEDYIDAFLFFRLGDFYELFYEDAIKASAILEITLTSRKDNVPMCGVPHHAAQNYIETLVSKGHKVAICEQVENPKEAKGVVKREVLRLITPGTIIEGKAMQTKSNFFIASADLLSNNEVAFAYLDVSTGDGFTTIMTGDEKEIVQELLSLQAKELIVSEQLYVLINDLSSIHDFTLSIEQDELSNDSAEKYVTNHPVETHRTVKRLLKYIEKTQKRSLLHIQPFTFQKREAFLAMDYHSKRNLELISSIRNGEQKGTLLWLLDDTVTAMGGRKLKQWIHQPLADKKAIESRLEIVTSFLEDFMLREEIKEAFKEVYDLERLVGRIGFGSAGGRDLAQLRQSLSKIPIIKQLLVDSNSPTLVTLGQALEDCQDIWSKLDEAISENPPISVKDGGVIKDGFNERLDQLRDASVNGKKWIAELEQKERELTGAKNLKIGYNRVFGYFIELTKSNIHFADETRYVRKQTLANAERYITDELKEKESLILSAEDESLVLEYELFTKVRDQIKGYIPKVQKLAKQISELDVYISFAQVSEKHRLTKPVFHASNAMEILEGRHPVVEKMMNNQLYVPNDCILTEEENMLLITGPNMSGKSTFMRQVAITVIMAQIGCYVPAESAKLPIVDKIFTRIGAADDLAGGQSTFMIEMIESQHAIVNATSQSLLLFDEIGRGTSTYDGMSLAQAMMEYIHEHIGANTLFSTHYHELTDLEQTLPKLRNAHVSASEKDGKVVFLHKLKEGPADKSYGIHVAELAQLPPEIILRARDILATFEQTEKKEKATAIQEMQLSFFDEQPKQVDVKTTDNTTAEKIMKKLKKINISGTTPLEALQLLYELQNEIEK, encoded by the coding sequence ATGACAACACTTACTCCAATGATGCAACAATATTTAACTATTAAAGAAGACTACATAGATGCTTTTTTATTTTTTCGCTTAGGCGATTTTTATGAACTATTTTATGAGGATGCAATAAAAGCGTCAGCCATATTAGAAATAACATTAACAAGTAGAAAAGATAATGTCCCAATGTGTGGTGTACCTCATCATGCAGCGCAGAACTATATTGAAACGCTTGTTAGCAAAGGACATAAAGTAGCAATTTGCGAGCAAGTTGAAAATCCTAAAGAAGCAAAAGGTGTTGTAAAAAGGGAAGTGCTTCGTTTAATTACACCTGGAACAATTATAGAAGGTAAGGCGATGCAAACTAAATCTAATTTTTTTATTGCATCTGCTGACTTACTTTCAAACAATGAAGTGGCATTTGCTTATTTAGACGTATCTACTGGCGACGGTTTTACTACTATTATGACAGGCGATGAGAAAGAGATTGTACAGGAACTATTATCTTTACAGGCGAAAGAATTGATTGTTAGTGAACAACTGTATGTATTGATAAATGATCTATCTTCGATACATGACTTTACTTTATCTATTGAGCAAGATGAGTTAAGTAACGATAGTGCAGAAAAATATGTTACTAATCATCCGGTCGAAACTCACCGAACAGTAAAGCGTTTATTAAAATATATTGAAAAAACACAGAAGCGTTCCTTATTACATATTCAGCCCTTCACATTTCAAAAAAGAGAAGCATTTCTAGCGATGGACTATCATTCGAAGAGAAATCTAGAGCTTATTTCTTCTATACGAAATGGAGAGCAAAAAGGGACACTATTATGGCTACTGGATGATACGGTAACTGCAATGGGCGGTCGAAAGCTTAAACAATGGATCCATCAGCCTCTAGCTGACAAAAAAGCGATTGAATCTCGTCTAGAAATTGTTACAAGCTTTTTAGAAGATTTTATGCTTAGAGAAGAAATAAAAGAAGCGTTTAAAGAGGTATATGATTTAGAAAGATTGGTTGGAAGAATTGGATTTGGTAGTGCTGGAGGTAGAGACCTTGCACAACTTAGACAATCCCTATCAAAAATTCCTATTATTAAGCAGCTATTAGTTGATTCTAATAGCCCGACATTAGTCACTTTAGGACAAGCTTTGGAGGATTGCCAAGATATTTGGAGTAAGCTAGATGAAGCGATCAGCGAAAACCCTCCCATATCAGTTAAAGATGGTGGTGTCATAAAGGATGGTTTCAATGAACGTTTAGATCAGCTCCGTGATGCATCTGTAAATGGGAAAAAGTGGATAGCTGAGTTAGAACAAAAAGAACGAGAGCTGACTGGGGCAAAAAATTTAAAAATAGGGTATAACCGAGTGTTCGGCTATTTTATTGAGTTAACCAAATCAAATATTCACTTTGCTGACGAAACTAGATATGTTCGTAAACAGACACTCGCGAATGCAGAGCGATACATTACAGATGAATTGAAAGAAAAAGAATCCCTAATACTTTCAGCAGAAGATGAGAGCTTAGTATTAGAATATGAATTATTTACAAAGGTTAGAGATCAAATAAAAGGATACATACCTAAAGTCCAAAAATTAGCCAAGCAAATAAGTGAGCTAGATGTGTATATTTCATTTGCACAAGTATCTGAAAAGCATCGTTTAACAAAACCTGTTTTTCATGCATCTAATGCAATGGAAATTTTGGAAGGTAGACATCCAGTAGTCGAAAAAATGATGAACAATCAATTGTATGTTCCAAACGACTGCATATTGACAGAAGAAGAAAATATGCTCCTCATAACAGGGCCAAATATGTCCGGGAAAAGTACATTTATGCGACAAGTTGCGATAACAGTAATCATGGCTCAAATTGGTTGTTATGTGCCTGCTGAGTCTGCAAAGCTACCTATAGTCGATAAGATATTCACGCGCATTGGTGCTGCAGATGATTTAGCAGGTGGGCAAAGTACTTTTATGATTGAAATGATTGAGTCCCAGCATGCAATTGTGAATGCAACAAGTCAAAGCTTACTTCTATTTGATGAGATAGGACGAGGAACATCTACTTATGATGGAATGAGTTTAGCACAAGCAATGATGGAATATATACACGAACATATTGGGGCGAATACGCTATTTTCAACTCATTATCATGAGCTGACAGATTTGGAACAGACTTTGCCTAAACTGCGCAATGCTCATGTATCTGCTTCAGAAAAGGATGGAAAAGTAGTATTTCTTCATAAATTAAAAGAAGGTCCAGCTGATAAGAGCTATGGAATACATGTAGCAGAACTTGCTCAACTTCCTCCAGAAATTATATTAAGAGCAAGAGATATTTTAGCTACTTTTGAACAAACAGAGAAAAAAGAAAAAGCAACTGCTATTCAAGAAATGCAGTTATCATTTTTTGATGAACAACCAAAACAGGTAGATGTAAAAACTACCGATAATACAACGGCAGAAAAAATAATGAAAAAACTAAAAAAAATCAATATTTCAGGAACAACACCATTAGAAGCATTACAGTTGTTGTATGAATTACAAAACGAAATAGAAAAGTGA
- the cotE gene encoding outer spore coat protein CotE produces MKHLRQIVTKAVIAKGKKRTESCEVLCPPNTPSSILGCWVINHSFQSKKHGKYVEVVGKFDINVWYAHHDHSKTSVFTETINYKDRIRLHYRDSDSTGEEVHVRVIQQPNCTEAIIIENGTKFQVMVERELLAEVVGETKVCIQVHEQDFEEEWAFNEESSSSSSNSSSSSSSSSSQNHGHDQSSSL; encoded by the coding sequence ATGAAACACTTGCGACAAATCGTGACGAAAGCCGTGATAGCTAAAGGAAAGAAAAGAACGGAGTCATGTGAAGTACTTTGCCCGCCAAATACACCGTCTAGTATTTTAGGATGCTGGGTTATCAATCATTCTTTTCAGTCAAAAAAACATGGAAAATATGTAGAAGTTGTTGGTAAATTTGATATCAACGTCTGGTACGCACACCATGACCATTCGAAAACATCCGTATTCACAGAAACAATAAACTACAAAGATCGTATTCGATTACATTACAGAGATAGTGATTCAACTGGTGAAGAAGTACACGTACGTGTAATCCAACAGCCTAATTGTACAGAGGCAATAATTATTGAGAATGGCACTAAATTTCAAGTAATGGTGGAACGCGAACTTCTTGCTGAAGTGGTAGGAGAAACAAAAGTTTGCATCCAAGTACATGAACAAGATTTTGAAGAAGAGTGGGCATTTAATGAAGAAAGCTCCTCAAGTTCGTCTAATTCATCTAGTTCATCTAGTTCTTCTAGTTCTCAAAATCATGGCCACGACCAATCTTCATCACTTTAA
- a CDS encoding glucosamine-6-phosphate deaminase — translation MPFFNIIYVENVEKATSLVVDNLEEELKSGNLNSLGLATGSTMIPFYTSIVETNLDFSQVIAFNLDEYVGLDPSHKNSFAFFMHEHLFSKKHFKETNIPNGLSLDKKLECARYEKKLDEHPIDIQLLGVGENGHIAFNEPGTPFDALTHVAELSDSTVHVNSQYFEANENMPTQAFTMGIASILKAKKIILLAFGEKKRAAIDALLGDNITEQWPITVLKKHPHVTLITNIKR, via the coding sequence ATGCCATTTTTTAATATTATATATGTTGAAAATGTCGAAAAAGCTACTAGCCTTGTTGTTGATAACCTAGAAGAAGAATTAAAATCAGGAAATTTAAATTCTTTAGGTTTGGCAACTGGAAGTACGATGATTCCATTTTATACAAGTATTGTTGAAACAAATTTAGATTTTTCTCAAGTTATCGCCTTTAACTTAGATGAATACGTAGGACTGGATCCCTCACATAAAAACAGTTTCGCTTTTTTTATGCATGAACACTTATTTTCCAAAAAGCATTTTAAAGAAACAAATATTCCAAACGGACTTTCGTTAGATAAAAAGCTTGAATGTGCAAGATATGAAAAAAAGTTAGACGAGCATCCAATAGATATTCAACTTTTAGGGGTAGGAGAAAATGGGCATATTGCATTTAATGAACCTGGCACTCCATTTGATGCTTTAACGCATGTTGCAGAATTGTCCGATTCCACTGTTCATGTAAATAGTCAATATTTTGAAGCCAACGAGAATATGCCTACTCAAGCTTTTACAATGGGTATTGCTTCTATTTTGAAGGCAAAGAAAATAATTTTATTGGCTTTCGGTGAAAAAAAACGAGCTGCCATTGATGCATTACTTGGAGATAACATAACAGAACAATGGCCAATCACTGTTTTGAAAAAACATCCCCATGTTACCCTCATAACAAATATTAAACGATAA
- a CDS encoding nucleotidyltransferase family protein translates to MKITYENDITNLIAEDEWMMEVLQAAKTLNLPDWWICAGFVRSKIWDTIHNFKDRTPLTDIDVIYFDSSNTNEETEKTFEATLKRILPNVPWSVKNQSRMHVINNLPPYSSAVEGIANFPETVTALGVKLDEEDNVILTAPHGIKDLIHLKIKPTPRFLESPDLLEIYRERIYKKNWPSTWPLLETYY, encoded by the coding sequence ATGAAAATAACGTATGAAAATGATATTACTAATCTTATAGCTGAAGATGAATGGATGATGGAAGTGTTACAAGCTGCCAAAACACTTAACCTTCCAGATTGGTGGATCTGTGCAGGTTTTGTTCGCTCTAAAATATGGGATACGATTCATAATTTTAAGGATAGAACACCTTTGACAGATATTGATGTCATTTATTTTGATAGTTCCAATACAAACGAAGAAACGGAAAAGACATTCGAAGCAACTCTTAAAAGAATCTTGCCTAATGTACCATGGTCTGTTAAAAATCAGTCTAGGATGCATGTGATAAATAATTTACCCCCGTATTCATCAGCAGTTGAAGGGATAGCAAATTTTCCAGAAACAGTTACAGCTTTAGGTGTGAAGCTAGATGAGGAAGATAACGTTATCTTAACTGCTCCTCATGGAATTAAAGATTTAATTCATTTAAAAATAAAACCGACTCCTCGATTTTTGGAATCTCCTGATTTACTGGAAATTTATAGAGAGAGGATTTACAAAAAGAATTGGCCATCAACTTGGCCGTTGCTTGAAACTTATTATTAG
- a CDS encoding ABC transporter ATP-binding protein: protein MNSDKVLSLIKVSKSFGNKKVLNEVNLEVYKGQIIGYIGPNGAGKSTTVKLMLGLIEGYSGKVEIFGNDISLGDVTYKKRIGYVPETADLYENLSACEYLTFCGELYSLNRETAEKKAFELMKQFDLEAAFHQRLSSFSKGMKQKVLIISSLLHDPDLLFLDEPLSGLDANSVMIIKEILAKLAAEGKTIFYSSHIMDVVEKISNRIVLLVNGQVIADGSFEELKAQNKEGTLEKIFNQLTGFTEHEEIAEKFVGIVREGSIHE, encoded by the coding sequence ATGAATAGTGATAAGGTATTATCATTGATAAAAGTATCTAAATCCTTTGGTAATAAAAAAGTATTGAATGAAGTTAACTTAGAAGTATATAAGGGGCAAATTATAGGTTATATCGGCCCGAATGGCGCAGGTAAAAGTACTACCGTTAAATTGATGCTCGGGTTAATAGAAGGATACAGTGGTAAAGTAGAGATTTTCGGTAATGATATTTCTTTGGGGGATGTGACGTATAAAAAGAGGATTGGGTATGTACCTGAAACCGCAGATTTATATGAAAATTTAAGTGCATGTGAATATTTAACTTTTTGTGGAGAGCTTTATAGTTTAAATAGGGAAACTGCCGAGAAGAAAGCATTCGAGTTAATGAAGCAATTCGATTTAGAAGCAGCATTTCATCAACGTCTTTCATCCTTTTCTAAAGGAATGAAGCAAAAAGTATTAATTATCTCTAGTTTGCTACATGATCCTGATTTATTGTTCTTAGATGAACCATTAAGTGGGCTAGATGCGAATAGTGTAATGATTATAAAAGAAATACTAGCAAAGCTAGCAGCAGAAGGAAAAACTATATTTTATTCGTCTCATATTATGGATGTTGTTGAAAAAATCAGTAACCGAATTGTATTACTAGTGAATGGTCAAGTAATTGCTGATGGCTCGTTTGAAGAATTAAAGGCTCAAAACAAAGAGGGAACATTAGAAAAAATTTTTAATCAATTAACTGGTTTTACAGAACATGAGGAAATTGCTGAGAAGTTTGTTGGCATAGTAAGAGAGGGTAGTATACATGAATGA
- a CDS encoding CynX/NimT family MFS transporter, with translation MSTKQAAHTGSITFLILGIIFISATLRSPLTSVGPIISYIRDGLAISNVLAGFITTIPLLAFAIVSPFAPKIARKFGMEMALFLSVLLLAIGIISRSIGSTTFLLIGTALIGIAISFGNVLMPSLIKLKFPLQVGLLTAIFTVSMNISAGIGAGISYPIAASTSFGWQGALGCWAILTIIAAIIWIPQIRKKESLETKNVSTSNNEKSLLQSPLTWTITLCMGLQSLIFYTTAAWIPEILQSQGMEADQSGWMLSIMQFAQLPMTFLIPILAGRLKNQRILVLVYTILYLIGFVGLLMGIKTLAIVWMIFIGLAGGASFGLVMMFFSLRTRTPMEAANLSGTAQSIGYLLAAVGPVFFGYIHDVTLSWNTPIILFIVTAILLFISGMHAGRDRYVFPEK, from the coding sequence TTGTCAACGAAACAAGCAGCACATACTGGGAGTATTACGTTCCTCATACTCGGTATCATTTTTATATCAGCAACATTAAGATCTCCCCTAACATCGGTAGGGCCGATTATTTCATACATTCGAGATGGACTAGCTATATCGAATGTTTTAGCAGGTTTTATAACGACTATCCCTCTTTTAGCATTTGCAATTGTTTCACCGTTCGCACCCAAAATTGCTCGTAAATTTGGAATGGAAATGGCTCTGTTTCTCTCTGTCTTATTGTTAGCTATTGGAATTATTTCGCGTTCTATAGGATCCACTACTTTTTTACTTATTGGTACGGCACTTATAGGGATTGCTATTTCTTTTGGTAATGTATTGATGCCAAGTCTGATTAAACTTAAATTTCCTTTACAAGTTGGGTTATTGACAGCAATTTTTACAGTATCGATGAATATATCTGCCGGTATTGGGGCTGGAATAAGCTATCCAATAGCAGCTAGTACTTCATTCGGTTGGCAAGGTGCCCTTGGTTGCTGGGCAATTTTAACCATTATAGCAGCAATTATTTGGATTCCCCAAATTAGGAAGAAAGAGAGTTTGGAGACAAAAAATGTATCCACAAGCAACAATGAAAAATCTTTATTACAATCCCCTCTCACTTGGACTATTACATTATGTATGGGGCTACAATCGCTAATATTTTATACAACTGCTGCATGGATTCCAGAAATACTACAATCTCAAGGGATGGAAGCAGACCAATCGGGATGGATGCTATCCATCATGCAATTTGCACAACTGCCAATGACCTTTCTAATTCCGATTTTAGCTGGAAGACTAAAAAACCAGCGAATACTTGTATTAGTATATACGATTCTGTATTTAATTGGTTTCGTTGGGTTATTAATGGGAATTAAAACGCTAGCTATTGTTTGGATGATTTTCATCGGTTTAGCTGGAGGGGCTTCGTTTGGTCTAGTAATGATGTTTTTCTCACTTCGAACTCGAACACCCATGGAAGCAGCAAATCTTTCTGGAACTGCTCAATCAATTGGATATTTGTTGGCAGCTGTAGGTCCTGTATTCTTCGGTTATATTCATGATGTTACCTTGAGTTGGAATACTCCTATCATTCTGTTTATCGTAACGGCAATATTATTATTCATCTCTGGCATGCATGCCGGAAGAGATCGTTATGTATTTCCGGAAAAATAA
- a CDS encoding nitric oxide synthase oxygenase, with the protein MNDVLKEAKDFINTYYDEIGQSNEKKHARLREIEKEILKKGFYEQTLDEITYGAKMAWRNSNKCIGRLFWQSLNVKDKREILTEEEIFQALLEHIQFASNEGRIRPTISVFSSVDVRIWNHQLIRYAGYETSDGVVGDPDSIPFTKVCENLGWKGDYSHFDVLPIVIQIKNNQPKLFEIPKEYILEVSIRHPEYKWFEELRLKWYAVPIISSMKLEVGGITYAAAPFNGWYMGTEIGARNLADDYRYNMLPAIAERMGLNTKSNASLWKDRALVELNAAVLYSYIEDGISIVDHHTAAQQFKRFESNEMDAGRDVTGNWTWLIPPVSPATTHIFHKTISNDKKTPNYFYQSPPY; encoded by the coding sequence ATGAATGACGTGTTAAAAGAAGCGAAAGATTTTATTAATACGTATTACGATGAAATAGGACAATCTAATGAAAAAAAACATGCCCGTTTAAGAGAAATAGAGAAAGAAATATTGAAAAAAGGCTTCTATGAACAGACATTAGATGAGATTACATATGGTGCTAAAATGGCATGGCGTAATAGCAATAAATGTATAGGGCGTCTATTTTGGCAAAGCTTGAATGTAAAGGATAAGAGAGAAATACTAACAGAAGAAGAAATTTTCCAAGCATTATTAGAGCATATTCAGTTTGCATCAAATGAGGGAAGAATAAGACCTACCATTTCAGTTTTTTCTTCTGTAGATGTTCGTATTTGGAACCATCAGTTAATTCGATATGCTGGTTATGAGACCTCGGATGGAGTTGTTGGTGATCCCGATTCAATTCCATTTACAAAAGTATGTGAAAACCTAGGTTGGAAAGGTGATTACAGTCATTTTGATGTGTTACCTATAGTCATTCAAATAAAAAATAATCAACCAAAGTTATTTGAGATTCCTAAAGAATACATCTTAGAGGTTTCCATTCGTCATCCTGAATATAAATGGTTTGAAGAGCTTCGATTGAAGTGGTATGCAGTCCCTATAATTTCTAGTATGAAGTTGGAAGTCGGGGGAATTACCTATGCTGCAGCTCCTTTTAATGGATGGTATATGGGTACTGAGATTGGGGCACGAAATTTAGCAGATGATTATCGCTATAATATGCTTCCGGCCATTGCTGAACGGATGGGATTAAACACTAAATCTAATGCTTCCCTATGGAAGGACCGTGCATTAGTTGAATTGAATGCAGCTGTATTATATTCCTATATAGAGGATGGAATCAGTATAGTAGATCACCATACAGCAGCACAGCAATTCAAGCGCTTCGAGTCAAATGAAATGGATGCAGGTCGTGATGTAACGGGGAACTGGACTTGGTTAATTCCTCCTGTTTCACCAGCAACAACACATATTTTTCATAAAACCATTTCTAATGATAAAAAGACCCCTAATTATTTTTATCAAAGCCCTCCTTACTAA
- a CDS encoding ABC transporter permease, producing MTFSWKRINAIFQKDFKDFSRNLAVSIVIFLPLFIAAIYGRMGLDTIQAHFLCINMTFAMVGTYVQCCLIAEEKEKNTLRGLMLSPASTLEILGGKSLLSFVLTIVIIFFSAFLSEYNPTNITLVAIAIIISAVFYIAVGTLLGLIAKSVMESSVLVLPVIGIFSLGSFVTVWAEKYPILKLAEYMPSVQLIELATLVEEGAKFSDVLSNLGIISLWAVLFIVLTVIVYRKRMVD from the coding sequence ATGACCTTTTCATGGAAACGTATAAATGCTATTTTTCAAAAGGATTTTAAAGATTTTTCAAGAAATTTGGCAGTATCAATTGTTATTTTCTTACCACTATTCATTGCTGCTATTTACGGCCGTATGGGATTAGACACAATTCAAGCACACTTTTTGTGTATTAACATGACATTTGCAATGGTTGGAACTTATGTGCAATGTTGTTTAATAGCAGAAGAGAAAGAAAAAAATACGCTACGCGGTTTAATGCTATCTCCTGCTAGCACATTAGAAATTCTTGGTGGTAAAAGTTTATTATCTTTTGTTTTAACGATCGTTATTATTTTCTTTAGTGCCTTTTTATCCGAATATAATCCGACAAATATAACACTTGTTGCAATAGCTATTATTATATCTGCTGTATTTTATATTGCGGTTGGCACACTTTTAGGACTTATTGCAAAATCAGTTATGGAATCTTCTGTTTTAGTTCTTCCTGTCATTGGTATTTTTAGTTTGGGTTCCTTTGTTACGGTATGGGCTGAAAAATATCCAATATTAAAACTTGCAGAATACATGCCAAGCGTTCAACTTATTGAGCTAGCTACTTTGGTAGAAGAAGGAGCAAAATTTTCTGACGTACTTTCTAATTTAGGAATTATTAGCCTATGGGCAGTACTATTTATAGTATTAACAGTAATTGTGTATAGAAAACGAATGGTAGATTAA